A genome region from Coprococcus phoceensis includes the following:
- the acpP gene encoding acyl carrier protein yields the protein MEFEKLQEIIVDVLNVGAEDITMDTTFVDDLGADSLDIFQIIMGIEEAFDIEIDNEEAEKIVTVGDAVEQIKNAIN from the coding sequence ATGGAATTTGAAAAATTACAAGAAATTATTGTGGATGTATTAAATGTAGGAGCAGAAGATATCACAATGGATACAACATTTGTGGATGATCTGGGCGCAGATTCGTTAGATATTTTCCAGATTATCATGGGAATTGAAGAAGCATTTGACATTGAGATCGACAATGAAGAAGCTGAAAAAATCGTTACAGTTGGTGACGCAGTAGAACAGATTAAGAATGCAATTAATTAA
- a CDS encoding LytR/AlgR family response regulator transcription factor, which yields MEYDLILLDMNMQEKNGIEVAKELRSQKIETPIIYISAYIEMAPYGYVVNAFRYLLKNDLEETFCFAMDDVMKELKHHLETIEVRTENVQIELRLSDIVFVESYKRYVLIHTKKDEYKQYGKISDMEKMLCQKEFLRVHKSYLVNLDHVVKIKNRILFLDNGEEVPCSKERYSEIVHRYVIWRGC from the coding sequence GTGGAGTATGATTTGATTTTGCTGGATATGAATATGCAGGAGAAAAACGGGATTGAAGTGGCGAAAGAGTTGCGCAGCCAAAAGATAGAGACACCGATTATTTACATTTCCGCATATATAGAAATGGCGCCGTATGGATATGTAGTCAATGCATTCCGATATTTGCTAAAAAACGATTTGGAAGAGACATTTTGTTTTGCGATGGATGATGTGATGAAAGAATTAAAACATCATTTAGAAACAATAGAAGTACGGACAGAAAATGTGCAGATAGAGCTTCGGCTTTCTGATATTGTATTTGTGGAAAGCTATAAACGGTATGTGCTGATACATACGAAGAAGGACGAATATAAGCAATATGGCAAGATATCCGATATGGAAAAAATGCTTTGTCAAAAAGAATTTTTGCGGGTACACAAAAGTTATCTCGTCAATTTAGACCATGTGGTAAAAATCAAAAACCGGATACTCTTTTTGGACAATGGAGAGGAAGTACCATGCAGCAAAGAGCGGTATTCAGAAATTGTACATCGGTATGTGATTTGGAGGGGATGTTAG
- a CDS encoding acetate kinase, with translation MNVLVINCGSSSLKFQLINSDTEAVLAKGLCERIGIDGSLTYQPAGGEKKTEDKAMPTHTEAIQFVIDALTDADRGVVRSLDEIGAVGHRVVHGGEKFASSAVITDEMIKAVEECNDLAPLHNPANLIGIRACQELMPGTPMVAVFDTAFHQTMPEKAYMYGLPYEYYEKYKVRRYGFHGTSHSFVSKRTAELLDRPYEETKTIVCHLGNGASICAVENGKSVDTSMGLTPLEGLVMGTRSGDIDPAILEFIAKKEDLDIDGLMTMLNKKSGVYGLSNNLSSDFRDLTAGAAQGNKPAQIALDVFCYRVAKYVGSYVAAMNGVDAIAFTAGIGENVCIVREKVCAYLGYLGVELNKEANAKQGEEVTISTPDSKVKVMVVPTNEELAIARETVALV, from the coding sequence GAATCGGAATTGACGGAAGTCTTACTTATCAACCGGCAGGCGGAGAAAAGAAAACAGAAGATAAGGCAATGCCTACACACACAGAGGCAATTCAGTTCGTGATCGATGCATTGACAGATGCGGACAGAGGTGTTGTGAGAAGCCTCGATGAGATCGGTGCTGTTGGACATCGTGTTGTACATGGTGGAGAGAAATTTGCAAGTTCAGCAGTGATCACAGATGAGATGATCAAAGCAGTAGAAGAGTGCAATGACCTTGCACCACTTCACAATCCTGCAAACTTGATCGGTATTCGTGCATGTCAGGAATTGATGCCTGGAACACCTATGGTTGCAGTTTTCGATACTGCATTCCACCAGACAATGCCTGAAAAAGCATATATGTATGGACTTCCATACGAATACTATGAAAAATACAAAGTAAGACGCTACGGTTTCCATGGGACAAGCCACAGCTTTGTTTCAAAAAGAACAGCAGAATTGTTAGACAGACCTTACGAAGAAACAAAGACAATTGTCTGCCACTTAGGAAACGGCGCAAGTATCTGCGCAGTAGAAAATGGAAAATCTGTAGATACTTCTATGGGACTTACTCCATTGGAAGGACTTGTAATGGGAACACGTTCGGGAGATATCGATCCGGCAATTTTAGAGTTCATTGCGAAGAAAGAAGATCTTGATATTGACGGACTGATGACAATGTTAAATAAAAAATCAGGTGTATATGGTCTTTCCAACAACTTGTCAAGCGACTTCAGAGATTTGACAGCCGGAGCAGCACAAGGAAATAAACCGGCTCAGATCGCCTTAGATGTATTCTGCTATCGTGTGGCAAAATATGTAGGAAGCTATGTCGCAGCAATGAATGGTGTAGATGCAATTGCATTTACGGCAGGTATCGGTGAGAATGTATGCATCGTAAGAGAAAAAGTATGTGCTTACTTAGGATACTTAGGAGTAGAACTTAATAAAGAAGCAAATGCAAAGCAAGGAGAAGAAGTTACAATCTCTACACCAGATTCAAAAGTAAAAGTCATGGTTGTTCCTACAAATGAAGAACTTGCCATTGCACGTGAGACAGTTGCTTTAGTGTAA
- a CDS encoding DUF1653 domain-containing protein: protein MEYNRRPKEGECYRHFKGRRYQVIGIAKHSETMEELVVYRQLYGEQELYVRPLEMFINKVDKEKYPEVEQEYRFELEGEEDGQREDDRSLIWEFLDLSSSKEKMDFLQKKKSEITEEFIGIAAQSLDFVENDGTVEERYEAVMQYLRTVMRYESGRLR from the coding sequence ATGGAGTATAATAGAAGACCAAAAGAAGGGGAATGCTACCGACACTTTAAAGGAAGACGGTATCAGGTCATTGGAATCGCAAAGCATTCGGAGACGATGGAGGAATTAGTCGTATACAGACAACTGTATGGGGAACAGGAGCTGTATGTGAGACCATTGGAGATGTTTATAAACAAAGTGGATAAAGAAAAATATCCAGAGGTAGAACAAGAATACCGATTTGAATTAGAGGGAGAGGAGGACGGTCAAAGAGAAGATGACCGTTCTCTTATCTGGGAGTTTTTAGACTTGTCTTCGTCAAAAGAAAAAATGGACTTCCTGCAGAAAAAGAAATCTGAGATTACGGAAGAGTTTATCGGAATCGCAGCACAGAGCCTTGATTTTGTGGAGAATGACGGAACGGTTGAGGAGCGGTATGAAGCAGTGATGCAGTATTTGCGGACTGTGATGCGGTATGAGAGCGGAAGATTACGGTAA
- the rnc gene encoding ribonuclease III: MEQTMRELQERIGYTFRRQELLKSALMHSSYTNETHLPKYKCNERLEFLGDAVLELVSSEFLFFADRKMPEGELTKTRASMVCEPSLAFCAREIELGKYLFMGRGEENTGGRERDSITSDALEALIGAIYLDGGFANAKEFILKFVLNDLEHKKLFYDSKTILQEIVQAHFPYGVVYHLIKEEGPDHNKSFTVAVHIGEECYGEGTGRTKKAAEQEAAYHAILKLHEKNIK; encoded by the coding sequence ATGGAACAGACAATGAGAGAGTTACAGGAAAGAATCGGATATACTTTCCGCAGACAGGAGTTGTTAAAATCAGCATTGATGCACAGTTCTTATACGAACGAGACACATTTGCCGAAATATAAGTGCAATGAACGTCTGGAATTTTTGGGAGATGCGGTATTGGAACTTGTTTCCAGCGAGTTTTTGTTTTTTGCAGATCGAAAGATGCCGGAGGGAGAATTGACAAAGACGAGAGCAAGTATGGTCTGTGAGCCTTCACTTGCGTTCTGTGCAAGAGAGATTGAGCTTGGCAAATATTTGTTTATGGGACGAGGAGAAGAGAATACAGGTGGAAGAGAGCGGGATTCCATCACATCCGATGCGCTGGAGGCACTCATCGGTGCGATTTATTTAGATGGTGGTTTTGCTAATGCAAAAGAGTTTATCTTAAAATTTGTCCTGAATGATCTGGAGCATAAAAAACTCTTTTATGATAGCAAGACTATCCTGCAGGAGATTGTGCAGGCACATTTTCCGTATGGAGTGGTGTATCATCTTATAAAAGAGGAGGGACCGGATCATAATAAATCGTTTACGGTTGCTGTTCATATTGGCGAGGAGTGTTATGGAGAGGGAACCGGAAGAACGAAGAAAGCGGCAGAGCAGGAAGCGGCATACCATGCGATTTTAAAGTTGCATGAGAAGAACATAAAGTAG
- the ilvA gene encoding threonine ammonia-lyase, whose translation MLTLEKFEQASEIVKRVTNPTKLVYSDYLSQQTGGKVYLKPENMQYTGAYKLRGAYYKISTLSEEERAKGLITASAGNHAQGVAYAAKAFGCKATIVMPTVTPLIKVNRTKSYGAEVILHGDVYDDACAKAYELAEEHGYTFVHPFDDLDVATGQGTITMEIIQELPTVDYILAPIGGGGLITGVSTLAKMLNPKIKVIGVEPAEAASMKAALKAGHVVTLPSANTIADGTAVKTVGENTLEYVKENVDQILTVEDDELIGAFLDMVENHKMIVENSGLLSVAALKQLDLKGKKVVSILSGGNMDVITMSSIVQHGLIQRDRIFSVSVLLPDKPGELVRVADTIAKAQGNVIKLEHNQFVSTNRNAAVELRITMESFGTEHKKEILKALEDNGYKPKSISAKLY comes from the coding sequence ATGTTGACATTAGAAAAATTTGAGCAGGCAAGTGAAATTGTAAAACGAGTAACGAATCCAACAAAGCTGGTATACAGTGACTACTTAAGTCAGCAGACAGGCGGAAAAGTGTATTTAAAACCTGAGAATATGCAATATACCGGAGCATATAAGCTGCGCGGTGCATATTATAAAATCAGCACCTTGTCTGAAGAAGAAAGAGCAAAAGGTCTGATTACAGCTTCTGCCGGGAACCATGCACAGGGCGTCGCGTATGCGGCAAAAGCATTTGGCTGCAAAGCTACAATTGTTATGCCGACTGTGACACCACTTATCAAAGTCAATCGTACAAAGAGTTACGGGGCAGAAGTGATTTTGCATGGGGATGTATATGATGACGCCTGTGCAAAAGCATATGAACTGGCAGAAGAACACGGATATACATTTGTACATCCGTTTGATGATTTGGACGTTGCAACCGGACAGGGAACGATCACAATGGAAATTATTCAGGAACTTCCGACTGTTGACTATATTTTGGCACCAATCGGTGGTGGCGGTCTGATCACAGGCGTGTCAACACTTGCAAAAATGCTGAATCCCAAAATTAAAGTCATCGGTGTAGAACCTGCGGAGGCAGCAAGCATGAAAGCGGCACTCAAAGCCGGACATGTTGTGACTCTGCCAAGCGCGAATACAATTGCAGATGGTACTGCTGTAAAAACAGTCGGTGAAAATACATTAGAATATGTGAAAGAAAATGTAGATCAGATTCTGACTGTGGAGGATGATGAATTAATCGGAGCATTCCTTGATATGGTTGAAAACCATAAGATGATTGTAGAGAATTCGGGATTGTTGTCTGTTGCCGCTTTAAAACAGCTTGATTTGAAAGGAAAGAAAGTCGTATCGATCCTAAGCGGCGGAAATATGGACGTCATTACCATGTCCTCAATCGTGCAGCACGGTCTGATCCAAAGAGACAGAATTTTCTCTGTATCTGTACTGCTTCCGGATAAGCCGGGTGAATTGGTACGTGTTGCAGACACAATCGCAAAGGCACAGGGAAATGTCATCAAATTGGAGCACAATCAGTTTGTCAGCACAAACCGTAATGCAGCAGTGGAGCTTCGTATTACGATGGAATCATTCGGTACAGAGCATAAGAAAGAAATCTTAAAAGCATTGGAAGATAATGGATACAAACCAAAGAGCATCAGTGCAAAATTATATTAG
- the ftsY gene encoding signal recognition particle-docking protein FtsY gives MGEKKGFFKRLVEGLTKTRDNIVSGIDSIFNGFSNIDDDFYEELEEILIMGDLGVHATMEVIEDLKKKVKENHIKEPADCKQFLIDSIKEQMDVGEAAYEFEDRTSVVLIIGVNGVGKTTTIGKLAGKLRAQNKKVVLAAADTFRAAAGEQLKEWANRAEAELIGGQEGSDPASVVYDAVAAAKARKADVLLVDTAGRLHNKKNLMEELRKINRVLEREYPDAYRETLVVLDGTTGQNALAQAKEFKDVADITGIVLTKMDGTAKGGIAVAIQSELGIPVKYIGVGESIDDLQKFNSDDFVDALFLTKE, from the coding sequence ATGGGAGAAAAAAAGGGATTTTTTAAACGACTGGTGGAAGGACTCACCAAGACAAGAGACAATATTGTCTCCGGAATTGACAGTATTTTTAATGGATTTTCAAACATCGACGATGACTTTTATGAAGAACTCGAAGAGATTCTTATTATGGGAGATTTGGGCGTCCATGCGACAATGGAAGTTATTGAGGATCTGAAGAAAAAAGTCAAAGAAAACCATATTAAGGAGCCAGCAGACTGTAAGCAGTTTTTAATTGACAGCATCAAAGAACAGATGGATGTTGGGGAAGCCGCATATGAGTTCGAGGATCGTACATCGGTTGTATTGATCATTGGAGTAAATGGTGTCGGAAAGACGACGACCATCGGAAAACTTGCCGGGAAACTACGGGCGCAGAATAAGAAAGTTGTACTTGCAGCAGCAGATACATTCCGTGCGGCAGCAGGAGAGCAACTTAAAGAATGGGCAAACCGTGCGGAGGCAGAATTGATTGGCGGTCAGGAAGGATCTGACCCGGCTTCGGTTGTATATGATGCGGTTGCAGCGGCTAAGGCACGAAAAGCAGATGTTCTTTTGGTGGACACGGCAGGACGTCTTCATAATAAAAAGAACCTGATGGAAGAACTTCGAAAAATTAACCGTGTCCTGGAGAGAGAATATCCGGATGCGTATCGTGAGACATTGGTTGTGTTGGATGGAACAACTGGTCAAAATGCGTTAGCACAGGCAAAAGAATTTAAAGATGTTGCAGATATCACAGGTATCGTGCTGACAAAGATGGACGGAACAGCCAAAGGCGGAATTGCAGTAGCCATTCAATCAGAACTTGGTATCCCTGTAAAATACATCGGTGTCGGGGAAAGTATTGATGATCTGCAGAAATTTAACTCCGATGATTTTGTAGATGCACTGTTTCTCACCAAAGAGTAA
- the smc gene encoding chromosome segregation protein SMC, which yields MYLKSIEVQGFKSFANKILFEFHNGITGIVGPNGSGKSNVADAVRWVLGEQRAKQLRGGNMQDVIFSGTENRKPLSYASVAITLDNSDHQLAIDFEEVTVARKIYRSGESEYLINGSPCRLKDVNELFYDTGIGKEGYSIIGQGQIDKILSGKPEERRELFDEAAGIVKFKKRKNMSVKKLEEERQNLVRVNDILAELEKQIGPLEKQSEVAREYLKKKESLKTYDINLFLLETERLKKEIAAVDHNLENTTRELADATTRYENTKTEYEAIELKTDEIDAAMEKAKSQLNETTLLKQQLEGQIEVLKEQINTARMNDEHIEQRSKTIYNEMSEREKNLSAMGKDKFQIQEKLSEQEEQEKAAQQQLLKIQTKSAELTEAIDENQNQIMEILNNRTATKVKKQRYDSMLEQIQVRRSEMHQKLIAVESEASEQDELIAKFEAELQEIAQTISGYVTENRTYEEKIAALQQTIAKKNEQLRIGQTAFHREQSRLESLKNITERYDGYGNSIRKVMEKKEQEKGLLGVVADLIKVDKAYEIAVETALGGSIQNIVTDNEETAKRMITFLKQNKFGRATFLPLTSINGTAGIRQNEALQEEGVIGLANTLVKVEEIYRGLANHLLGRTVVVKHIDHGVALAKKYKQTLRIVTLEGELINPGGAMTGGAFRNSSNLLSRRREIEEFEKTVEKLKSEMDQMEQEVEHEKEARADYYSKIETIKQQLQKAYVIQNTAKMNAEQVKAKKADAKAVSSKIHEEGAELEQQIREIRENHESIQVELETSEKLEQELTEQIASYQKELDQERERESKQLLESEKVHLAYAAMEQKYQFLLENEQRIQEEITKFNVELSALRANKGDTSEEIQKKETQIEDIRLTIANSKELFEEIQKEIASYSSQKEELTKKHKAFLAEREALSKHMSDLDKESFRLNSQKEAFEQASEKQINYMWEEYELTYNMALKIKDENLTDLTFIKKQIQALKNEIRLLGNVNVNAIEDFKEVSERYAFLKNQHDDLIEAEATLKQIIEELDAAMRKQFRERFAEICVEFDKVFKQLFGGGKGTLELQEEEDILEAGIRIIAQPPGKKLQNMMQLSGGEKALTAISLLFAIQNLKPSPFCLLDEIEAALDDSNVDRYARYLHKLTKNTQFIVITHRRGTMTAADRLYGITMQEKGVSTLVSVDLLDKDLTN from the coding sequence ATGTATTTAAAAAGTATTGAAGTACAGGGCTTTAAGTCCTTTGCGAATAAAATTCTATTTGAGTTCCACAATGGAATCACCGGAATTGTAGGGCCGAATGGAAGTGGAAAGAGTAATGTCGCAGATGCCGTGCGCTGGGTGCTTGGTGAACAGCGCGCAAAGCAGCTTCGAGGTGGGAACATGCAGGATGTTATTTTCTCAGGCACTGAGAATCGAAAACCATTAAGCTATGCATCTGTTGCAATCACTCTGGACAATTCAGATCATCAGCTTGCGATTGATTTTGAGGAAGTGACAGTTGCTCGTAAGATTTACCGCTCCGGTGAGAGTGAATATCTGATCAACGGAAGTCCGTGCCGGTTGAAGGATGTCAATGAATTGTTCTACGATACCGGAATTGGAAAAGAAGGATACTCAATTATCGGACAGGGGCAGATTGATAAGATTTTAAGTGGAAAGCCGGAAGAACGAAGAGAGCTGTTTGACGAAGCAGCAGGAATTGTAAAATTCAAAAAGCGGAAAAATATGTCCGTGAAAAAGTTGGAGGAAGAAAGGCAGAATCTCGTTCGTGTAAATGATATTCTTGCGGAACTGGAAAAACAGATCGGACCTTTGGAAAAACAATCCGAAGTGGCAAGAGAATATCTGAAAAAGAAAGAATCTTTGAAGACATATGATATCAATTTGTTTTTGCTGGAGACAGAGCGGCTCAAAAAGGAAATTGCTGCGGTTGATCATAATTTAGAAAATACGACCAGAGAGCTTGCGGATGCAACGACACGATATGAAAATACGAAGACAGAATATGAGGCGATTGAACTAAAGACTGATGAGATTGACGCTGCGATGGAGAAGGCTAAGAGTCAGTTGAATGAGACCACATTATTAAAGCAGCAGCTGGAAGGTCAGATTGAGGTCCTGAAAGAGCAGATTAACACGGCACGAATGAATGATGAGCACATTGAACAGCGCTCTAAGACGATTTATAACGAAATGTCTGAGAGGGAAAAGAATCTTTCGGCGATGGGAAAAGATAAGTTTCAGATTCAGGAAAAGTTGTCAGAGCAGGAGGAGCAGGAGAAGGCAGCACAGCAACAGCTTTTGAAAATCCAAACAAAAAGTGCGGAACTTACAGAGGCGATTGATGAAAATCAGAATCAGATCATGGAGATTTTGAATAATCGCACAGCTACGAAGGTAAAGAAGCAGCGTTATGATTCGATGCTGGAACAGATTCAGGTGCGCCGTTCGGAAATGCACCAGAAATTAATCGCGGTGGAAAGCGAGGCGTCCGAACAGGATGAGCTCATCGCAAAGTTTGAGGCAGAGCTTCAGGAAATTGCACAGACGATTTCCGGATATGTCACAGAGAATAGGACATATGAAGAAAAGATAGCCGCCCTACAGCAGACGATTGCCAAAAAGAACGAACAGCTGCGTATTGGACAGACGGCATTTCACCGGGAACAATCTAGATTAGAGTCGTTAAAGAATATTACAGAACGCTATGACGGATATGGGAACAGCATCCGAAAAGTCATGGAAAAGAAAGAACAGGAAAAAGGACTCTTAGGTGTTGTTGCGGATCTGATCAAAGTGGACAAAGCGTATGAGATTGCGGTGGAGACTGCCCTTGGAGGAAGTATCCAGAACATCGTAACAGATAATGAAGAGACGGCAAAACGGATGATTACGTTTTTGAAGCAGAATAAATTCGGTCGGGCGACATTTCTTCCGCTGACGAGTATCAATGGAACTGCCGGTATTCGGCAAAACGAGGCTCTTCAAGAGGAGGGGGTGATCGGGCTTGCGAATACACTTGTTAAGGTGGAAGAAATATACAGGGGGCTTGCCAATCATCTGTTGGGAAGAACAGTTGTTGTAAAGCATATTGACCACGGGGTGGCGCTGGCAAAAAAATATAAGCAGACACTTCGCATTGTCACTTTAGAAGGGGAGTTGATTAATCCAGGCGGAGCAATGACCGGTGGAGCCTTCCGCAATTCCAGCAATCTTTTGAGCAGACGTCGTGAGATTGAAGAATTTGAAAAGACTGTCGAGAAGCTGAAAAGCGAAATGGATCAGATGGAGCAGGAAGTGGAACACGAAAAAGAGGCAAGAGCGGACTACTACAGTAAGATAGAGACTATCAAGCAGCAGCTTCAGAAGGCTTATGTCATTCAGAATACGGCAAAGATGAATGCAGAGCAGGTTAAGGCAAAGAAAGCAGATGCGAAGGCGGTTTCAAGCAAGATTCATGAAGAAGGAGCTGAGCTGGAACAACAGATAAGGGAAATTCGGGAAAATCATGAATCGATTCAGGTAGAATTGGAAACTTCTGAAAAATTAGAACAAGAATTGACGGAACAGATTGCAAGCTATCAAAAAGAGTTAGATCAGGAACGTGAACGAGAAAGTAAACAGCTTTTAGAATCTGAGAAAGTGCATCTCGCTTATGCTGCAATGGAACAGAAATATCAGTTTCTGTTGGAAAATGAGCAGCGTATTCAGGAAGAGATCACAAAATTCAACGTGGAATTGTCTGCACTTCGTGCCAATAAAGGGGATACATCCGAAGAGATTCAGAAAAAAGAGACCCAGATTGAAGATATTCGGCTGACGATTGCAAATTCGAAAGAACTGTTTGAGGAGATTCAAAAAGAGATTGCATCTTATAGCAGTCAGAAAGAAGAACTCACAAAGAAACATAAAGCATTTCTTGCAGAGCGAGAAGCACTTTCCAAACACATGTCGGATCTGGACAAAGAATCCTTTCGTTTGAACAGCCAGAAAGAGGCGTTTGAGCAGGCTTCTGAAAAGCAGATCAACTATATGTGGGAAGAATATGAGCTGACTTACAATATGGCGCTGAAGATCAAAGATGAGAACCTGACGGATCTTACGTTTATCAAAAAACAGATACAAGCTTTGAAAAATGAGATTCGTTTACTTGGAAATGTCAATGTTAATGCGATTGAGGATTTTAAAGAAGTATCAGAGCGATATGCATTTTTAAAGAATCAGCATGACGACTTGATTGAGGCGGAAGCAACATTAAAACAGATTATCGAGGAGCTGGATGCAGCCATGCGAAAGCAGTTCAGAGAACGTTTTGCGGAAATCTGTGTGGAATTCGATAAAGTGTTCAAACAGCTATTCGGAGGCGGAAAAGGGACATTGGAACTTCAGGAGGAAGAAGATATCCTGGAGGCGGGAATCCGCATCATTGCACAGCCTCCCGGAAAGAAACTGCAGAATATGATGCAGCTTTCGGGTGGTGAAAAAGCATTGACAGCCATTTCGCTGTTGTTTGCAATTCAGAATTTAAAACCATCTCCGTTTTGCCTGCTTGATGAGATCGAGGCGGCATTGGATGACTCGAATGTCGACCGTTATGCGAGATATTTGCATAAGCTGACAAAAAACACGCAGTTTATCGTGATTACGCATCGTAGAGGAACGATGACTGCGGCAGACAGACTATATGGAATTACGATGCAGGAAAAAGGGGTATCGACACTCGTGTCGGTAGATTTATTAGATAAAGATTTGACGAATTAG
- the rpmF gene encoding 50S ribosomal protein L32 produces the protein MSICPKNKSSKARRDKRRANWKMSAPNLVKCSKCGELMMPHRVCKACGSYNKKEIVSVD, from the coding sequence ATGTCAATCTGTCCAAAGAATAAATCTTCTAAAGCTAGAAGAGATAAAAGAAGAGCAAACTGGAAAATGAGCGCTCCAAATTTAGTGAAATGCAGCAAATGTGGAGAATTAATGATGCCACACAGAGTATGCAAAGCTTGCGGATCTTACAACAAAAAAGAGATTGTTAGCGTTGACTAA
- the plsX gene encoding phosphate acyltransferase PlsX — translation MSEITKVALDAMGGDNAPVEIVKGAMDAISKRKDIKIFLVGQENVVQKELEKYTYDKEQIEVVDAPEVIETAEPPVMAIRKKKQSSIVVAMNMVKKGEADAFVSAGSSGAILVGGQLLVGRIKGVERPPLAPLLPTEKGVSLLIDCGANVDARPSHLVQFAKMGSIYMEHVMGVKNPKVAIVNIGAEEEKGNALVKETFPLLKECEDINFIGSIEAREIPHGMADVIVCEAFVGNVILKLYEGVGAVLISKVKKGMMTSLRSKIGALLVKPALKETLKSFDASEHGGAPLLGLNGLVVKTHGSSKAKEVSNSIIQCVTFKEQGINEKIKERIQKQENENQE, via the coding sequence ATGTCAGAAATTACAAAAGTAGCATTAGATGCCATGGGTGGAGATAACGCACCCGTAGAGATTGTAAAAGGTGCAATGGATGCCATCAGCAAGAGAAAAGATATTAAGATCTTTCTTGTAGGGCAAGAGAATGTTGTACAAAAAGAATTAGAAAAATATACTTACGATAAAGAACAGATTGAAGTTGTAGATGCGCCAGAAGTGATCGAGACAGCAGAGCCGCCGGTCATGGCAATTCGTAAGAAAAAACAATCATCAATCGTAGTCGCAATGAATATGGTAAAAAAAGGAGAGGCGGATGCATTTGTCTCTGCCGGAAGTTCAGGGGCAATTCTTGTCGGAGGACAGCTTTTAGTCGGTCGTATCAAAGGCGTGGAGAGACCACCGCTTGCACCATTATTGCCGACAGAAAAAGGCGTTTCATTGTTGATTGATTGTGGCGCTAATGTAGATGCAAGACCTTCTCACTTGGTACAATTTGCAAAGATGGGTTCTATCTATATGGAGCACGTTATGGGCGTGAAGAATCCGAAGGTTGCGATTGTGAATATTGGTGCAGAAGAGGAAAAAGGGAACGCACTTGTAAAAGAGACATTCCCGCTGCTGAAAGAATGTGAGGATATCAACTTTATAGGAAGTATTGAAGCCCGTGAGATTCCACATGGAATGGCAGATGTAATAGTATGTGAGGCATTTGTCGGAAACGTTATCTTAAAACTCTATGAAGGAGTCGGCGCAGTACTGATCAGCAAAGTGAAAAAAGGAATGATGACTTCGCTGCGGAGTAAGATTGGTGCTTTGCTAGTGAAACCAGCACTGAAGGAGACATTAAAAAGCTTTGATGCAAGTGAACATGGAGGTGCGCCGCTGCTTGGACTGAACGGACTTGTAGTAAAGACGCATGGAAGTTCCAAGGCAAAAGAGGTATCCAACTCAATTATTCAATGTGTAACGTTCAAAGAGCAGGGAATTAATGAAAAAATAAAAGAACGTATACAAAAACAAGAAAATGAGAATCAGGAATAA
- a CDS encoding YceD family protein yields MLINLSDVLSEHHKTIDKTTSVEMTEFHSELGRFPVLEKEDVHIVVKHVKNRELMITGEGRLVLEIPCDRCLEAVPTEFILEFTKNVDLDESSEEQAMELDEKNYIDGYNLDVDKLLYNEILIGWPMKILCREDCKGICNMCGQNLNKGTCDCEDTSLDPRMSVIRDVFKNFKEV; encoded by the coding sequence ATGTTAATAAACCTATCAGACGTATTGTCTGAACATCACAAGACAATTGATAAGACTACTTCGGTAGAGATGACAGAATTTCATTCAGAATTAGGACGTTTTCCGGTTCTTGAGAAAGAGGATGTTCACATTGTTGTAAAACACGTGAAGAATCGCGAACTTATGATTACCGGAGAGGGAAGACTGGTGCTGGAGATTCCGTGTGACCGTTGCTTAGAAGCGGTTCCAACAGAATTTATTTTGGAATTTACGAAGAATGTAGACTTAGATGAGTCGAGTGAAGAACAGGCAATGGAATTAGATGAAAAAAATTATATTGACGGATATAATCTTGACGTAGACAAATTACTCTATAATGAGATTTTGATAGGATGGCCGATGAAAATTCTGTGTCGCGAAGACTGTAAAGGAATTTGCAACATGTGTGGTCAAAACCTAAATAAGGGAACTTGTGACTGTGAAGATACAAGCCTTGACCCTAGAATGTCAGTTATCCGCGATGTTTTTAAGAATTTTAAGGAGGTGTAA